From the Candidatus Bipolaricaulota bacterium genome, the window ACCGTCCCGTCGACGTAGATCCCGCCCCGGTCGGGAGCGAGGAAGCGCACAGCCTCGGCGCGCATCACCGGGCGGTGGATCGCATCACTCATCATCGCCTCCGATCTTCTCGCGCAGCGCGGTCAGAAACCGCGCGAACCCCGCCTGCGTCCGCGCATGGAGCGCGGCGTACGCAGCAACGAACCGCTCCGGCGGCGGTGGATCGCGCAGGAGCGCGGCCGCGTCGTCGGGACGCGGGGACTCCACGCACGGGATCTCCGGCCCGTCGCAGGCCGCCACCTCGGCGACGAACGCCGCGATCTTCGGATCCGCCGCGACCGCGATCAGCGGGACACCGGCGCGCAGCCCGAACTCGAGCGGATGTAGGCGCGACGCGATGAGCAGATCGAGCCCGCCGATCAGCCCCTGCGCCGCCGCAACCGAGCCCGGAACCTCCACCCGGGCGTGCGGGAGCATCCCGGCGAGCCGCCGCGCCGCCGCAAGGTCCTCGCCGGGGAAGAACGGGATGAGCGCGATTTCGCGATCGCCGGGGAGCGCGGCGAGGAACCGGGCCCAGTCCTCCTCCCTCTCCTCAACCGACCTGCCGGAGAGCGCGACCCCGATCCGCCGTGGTTCACGCTGCGGCCGCGGTTCGGGCAGCGGCGGGTTGAGGAAGTAGAGATCACCGTCGAGTACGGCCGCGATCCCGAGCCGGGCGGCGAGCTCCCGGCTCGCTCGGTCGCGCACCCCGAGGTAATCGACGCGGGCGAGGACGCGCCGGGTGAGGGATCGCGCGAGCCTTCCGTCGATCGGTCCCAGCCCCTGGCCGATGAGGAAGACCGGCCGGCGCAGCGCGCGGGCGAGCGCGATCAGCCCAAGGTAGTAGTAGAGCGAGCGGGCGCTCGTCCGGTTCTGCAGCAGTCCACCACCGCCGAGGACAAGCGCCGCGCTTTTCTGCAGTGCGGTAGTAACCCGGCACGGATCGAGCCGGGCACGCCCGGCGATGACAAGCGGCTCAACCCCGGCTTTCCGCAGCGCCTCGACGGCGGCTTTCCGCAGCGCCTCGTCCCCCAGGTTCCCGTGTCCGTAGTACCCGGTGATAACGATCATTCCCCGTTTCATCGCTCCATTTTACCGCACCAGCGTGAAAACGCTTGAAAGCGGAGGGGGAAAGGGGTATAAGGACCCGAGAAAAGGAGGAAGATAACCATGCCGTTTTTCAGGGGAGAAAAGCTGCGCGAGGTGTACAAACGGGCCCAGGCAGGGGGATACGCATACATGGCGAACAACATCGCCGAGGAGAACGTCCTCCTCGGGCTGCTCGCGGGATACAAGGAACGGAATTCCGATCTCGTGGTACAGGTCAGCCCGGGGGCGGCAAAGTTCGCTGGTGGTGGGGACAAGCTCGCTGGTTTGCGCGTCCTCTCCTACATGATCCGCACCCTGGCCGAGGATTATCCGATCGGGGTCTTTCTCAACCTCGACCATTTCACGGTCAACGAGATGGAGATCATCAAGGTTGCAATCGATGAAGGCCTCGTCTCCTCGATCATGATCGACGCATCGAAGGAGTCGTTCGAGGAGAACGTGCGCATCAGCCATGAAGTCGTCGAGATGGCGAAGGGGAAGGACGTCCTGATCGAAGCCGAACTCGGGAAGATCAAGGGAGTGGAGGATGAGATCGCCTCCGCTGAGGCGTTCTACACCGATCCGGACGAGGCGGCCGAGTTCATCGAGCGGACCGGGGCCGACCTGCTCGCGATCTCGGTCGGAACCCAGCACGGGGTGTCCAAGGGGAAGGACGTGGTATTGCGCACCGACATCGCCAAGAAGATCCGGGATCGACTGGAGGAGAAGGGATTGCTCGTCCCATTGGTCCTCCACGGGAGCTCGGGCCTCCTCCCCGAGCAGGTGCGCGAGATCATCCGCTACGGGGTGTGCAAGCTGAACAAGGACACGCGCTACCAGTACGAGTACGCGCGCACCGCGCACGATTTCTACATGGAGCACTCCGCGGCGATCGTCCCGCCCCCTGGGGTCCCGGATCAGCGGACCGGGCTCTTCTCCGGGAGCGACTGGACCCCGGACAAGAAGGTGTTCGACCCGCGGGTGGTCGGGCGGGAGATCCAGGCGCGGATCAAGGAAGTGGCGATCGAACTGATAGATCAAGCCGGCAGTGCCGGACACACCATTACGGGAGGTTAGTATGTTGAGAGCTGGAGTACTCACGGGCGGAGGGGACTCCCCAGGGATCAATGCTGCGCTCCGTTCCATCGTACGGTTCGGGTTCAAGCAGAACGTGGAGACGATCGGGTTCCTCGAGGGATGGAGAGGGCCGATTGAGGACCTCGTCCGCCCCCTTGGGGTAAACGATGTATCCGGGATCCTCACGGTCGGAGGAACGATCCTCGGGAGCTCGCGCACGAACCCGTTCAAGGTGGAGAACGGGGTGGAGCGGATCCTCCGGACCTTAGAGCGGGAGAAGATCGATTTTCTGATCGCGATCGGGGGAGACGACACCCTCGGGGTGGCGCACCGCCTCGCCGAGCACGGGGTGAAGGCGGTCGGGATCCCCCAGACGATCGACAACGACATCGCGATGACCGATTACTCCATCGGGTTCTCTTCCGCGCTTGAGGTGATCACCGACGCCCTCGACCGCCTGCACACGACCGCGTTCTCCCACCATCGCGTCCTCATCCTCGAGGTGATGGGGCGCGACGCTGGCTGGCTCAGCCTGTTCGGTGGGGTGGCCGGCGGTGCGGACGTGATCCTCATCCCGGAGCGGGACTTCGACGTCGAGGAAGTGCATCGCAAGATCCTGCACCGAAAGACGCGCGGCAAGCACTTCAGCATCGTGATCATCGCCGAAGGGGCGAAACCGACCGAGACGAACGGGCAGATCGTGGCCGAGGCCGAAGTGGATGAGTTCGGGCACGTGCGCCTCGGCGGGGTCGGGCAGTACCTGGCGAACCAGCTCTCGCAGCGGCTGGAGATGCCGGTGCGGGTGACGAACCTCGCCTACCTCCAGCGCGGCGGCACTCCGTCTCCGTTCGATCGGATCCTGGCGACGCGGTTTGGGGTGGCGGCGATCGAGTTCGCGCTGGAGAAGAAGTTCGACGTGATGACCGCCCTGCACGGGATGCAGATCGAGCCGGTCCCGCTGGAGGAGGCACTGAGCGAGCCACGGCCGGTTGATCCGGGCCTGTTCTACCTGTTGGACCTCTTCGAATAACGTAGCTGTCCAAACGTCCGGAAGCGCCCGCTGAGTTCCGCGGGCGCTTTTTCTTGATTGTACGCAGGATAACGCGCAGTTCGTTCCTCCCCTCTTGACTTCGTAACAGTGTTATGTTATACTGCTTTCATCACTGGAGGTACTTACTATGTTCTTGGGAGATCGAATGACGGCGTACGCAGCGGAGAAGCACTACGAGGAGCTGGTTCGGAAGGCTCTAGAATCGAGGAGAATCGAATCGACAGAGGGAAAGGAACGACGCCGGATCGGTCGCGCCCGATTCCGGCGGAAGGTGAAGACGATAGAGCAGCTAGTGGAACAGTGTGCTGTTAAATAAGATGCCGGGCGAGGAAGAGAACCTGATCTCGAAGAAGGAGGTCCTATCCCAGACCGGGATCTCCTATGGGCAGCTCTACCGCTGGAAGCGGAAGGGGTTGATCCCGGAGGAGTGGTTCATCCGCCGCTCTACGTTCACCGGGCAGGAGACGTTCTTCCCCCGGGATAAGATCATCCCGCGGATCGAGCAGATCAAGCGGATGAAGGAGGAACATCCCCTCGATGACCTGGCTGAGCTGATCACGCGCAAGGTGGACGAGAAACTGGAAGTGGCGTTTTCCCGCTTACGCGATCTCGGCTGGTTGGACGAGCGCCTGCTCGGAATCTGCGGAATTCAACGGGAGGAGGAACGGGTTCCGATGGCTGATGCCTTCTGTCTCGGCATCGTACGGCGGCTGCAGAGGACGGCAAGAGAGGAGGAACTCGAACTGGTAAAGCGGACACTGGAAGAAGCCGGCGCGGGTGAGCTGATCCCGCGGGTGCGGGAGGAGGGGCTCCAGCTTTACTTATTGCGCAAGCGGATCGCCGCTGGCGGGCTATCCGCGCAGATCAGTGCGGTTGTGATCGCGCCGGCCGGGGCGCTGTTCGACCCTGAACTGGAGGTCATCAAGGCGGTTGACCTACGGGTCGTCCTCGACGAGATCAAGCTCGGCTTCGGCGCGTCCAAGGTCCGCACCCTTCGGAAACAGTTGCGGGAGGAGGCAGCGCGGCTGAAGAAACAGGAGCTCAAGCGGCTCAAGGAAGAAATGCACAAGGAGGAAGGATGAGCGAGAGGGCAAATTCGGCAAGCATCTCCGGCGCCGGGAGGATCAGCGGTGGGACCTACGATCGGGTCACGATCTCCGGTGCGGGGAAGGTGATAGGTGATCTCGCGGCAAACGAGCTGCGCATCTCCGGCGCGGGGAAGGTCGAGGGCAAGGTGCGGGCCCGGGAGATCGTGGTCTCCGGGAGCACGACGTTCACCGACAGCGTTCACGGGGATGAGATGCGGGTAAGCGGCAGCGCTCGCATCGAGGGGCGGGTCGAGGTGAAGGAGCTCAAGTGCTCGGGGAGCATCAAGGTGCACGGCGGGATCTCCGCCCAGTACTTGAAATCGAGCGGGCACCTTCAGGTAGATGGGGACGTTTCTGCTGAGATCTTCAAGGCGAGCGGAGGGTTTCAGATCGAAGGGCTTCTGTCCGCCGACCACGTCGAGATAGCGATCGGCGGGGCGTGCCTGGTCCAGGAGATCGGGGGCGAGCGGATCGACGTGCGCCGCGGCGGATGGCGGGAGAAGGGGATCCTGTTCGATGGGTTGATAAAGCTGTTCACCGGCGGGGGGACGGCCGAGCTGCGCGCCGGGCTGATCGAGGGGGATGAGGTCCATCTCGAGGACACGATCGCTGATACAGTGAGGGGAAAGACGGTGGAGATCGGCCCGGGGTGCAAGATCGGGACGGTGGAGTACTCCGAGTCCCTGCGGGTGGCGTCCGGGGCGAAAGTCAAGAACAAATCGCGCTTGGGGAGTGAGTGATGATCGGGTT encodes:
- a CDS encoding polysaccharide pyruvyl transferase family protein, whose translation is MKRGMIVITGYYGHGNLGDEALRKAAVEALRKAGVEPLVIAGRARLDPCRVTTALQKSAALVLGGGGLLQNRTSARSLYYYLGLIALARALRRPVFLIGQGLGPIDGRLARSLTRRVLARVDYLGVRDRASRELAARLGIAAVLDGDLYFLNPPLPEPRPQREPRRIGVALSGRSVEEREEDWARFLAALPGDREIALIPFFPGEDLAAARRLAGMLPHARVEVPGSVAAAQGLIGGLDLLIASRLHPLEFGLRAGVPLIAVAADPKIAAFVAEVAACDGPEIPCVESPRPDDAAALLRDPPPPERFVAAYAALHARTQAGFARFLTALREKIGGDDE
- a CDS encoding class II fructose-bisphosphate aldolase, whose protein sequence is MPFFRGEKLREVYKRAQAGGYAYMANNIAEENVLLGLLAGYKERNSDLVVQVSPGAAKFAGGGDKLAGLRVLSYMIRTLAEDYPIGVFLNLDHFTVNEMEIIKVAIDEGLVSSIMIDASKESFEENVRISHEVVEMAKGKDVLIEAELGKIKGVEDEIASAEAFYTDPDEAAEFIERTGADLLAISVGTQHGVSKGKDVVLRTDIAKKIRDRLEEKGLLVPLVLHGSSGLLPEQVREIIRYGVCKLNKDTRYQYEYARTAHDFYMEHSAAIVPPPGVPDQRTGLFSGSDWTPDKKVFDPRVVGREIQARIKEVAIELIDQAGSAGHTITGG
- a CDS encoding 6-phosphofructokinase gives rise to the protein MRAGVLTGGGDSPGINAALRSIVRFGFKQNVETIGFLEGWRGPIEDLVRPLGVNDVSGILTVGGTILGSSRTNPFKVENGVERILRTLEREKIDFLIAIGGDDTLGVAHRLAEHGVKAVGIPQTIDNDIAMTDYSIGFSSALEVITDALDRLHTTAFSHHRVLILEVMGRDAGWLSLFGGVAGGADVILIPERDFDVEEVHRKILHRKTRGKHFSIVIIAEGAKPTETNGQIVAEAEVDEFGHVRLGGVGQYLANQLSQRLEMPVRVTNLAYLQRGGTPSPFDRILATRFGVAAIEFALEKKFDVMTALHGMQIEPVPLEEALSEPRPVDPGLFYLLDLFE
- a CDS encoding DUF4004 family protein, with translation MLLNKMPGEEENLISKKEVLSQTGISYGQLYRWKRKGLIPEEWFIRRSTFTGQETFFPRDKIIPRIEQIKRMKEEHPLDDLAELITRKVDEKLEVAFSRLRDLGWLDERLLGICGIQREEERVPMADAFCLGIVRRLQRTAREEELELVKRTLEEAGAGELIPRVREEGLQLYLLRKRIAAGGLSAQISAVVIAPAGALFDPELEVIKAVDLRVVLDEIKLGFGASKVRTLRKQLREEAARLKKQELKRLKEEMHKEEG
- a CDS encoding polymer-forming cytoskeletal protein; the encoded protein is MSERANSASISGAGRISGGTYDRVTISGAGKVIGDLAANELRISGAGKVEGKVRAREIVVSGSTTFTDSVHGDEMRVSGSARIEGRVEVKELKCSGSIKVHGGISAQYLKSSGHLQVDGDVSAEIFKASGGFQIEGLLSADHVEIAIGGACLVQEIGGERIDVRRGGWREKGILFDGLIKLFTGGGTAELRAGLIEGDEVHLEDTIADTVRGKTVEIGPGCKIGTVEYSESLRVASGAKVKNKSRLGSE